From the genome of Papaver somniferum cultivar HN1 chromosome 2, ASM357369v1, whole genome shotgun sequence, one region includes:
- the LOC113354357 gene encoding sugar transporter ERD6-like 7 isoform X1, whose translation MNITQDEENFNSGQQESMAEPLIMQRKVSIHVEAHLLENNNSGGSMFMVLLSTFVAVCGSFAFGTCIGFSAPTQSGITSDLGLSLSEYSVFGSIATIGAMVGAITSGKITDSIGRKGAMRVSAVFCIEGWLAIYFSKGVVSLYIGRVCSGYGMGLLSYVVPVFIAEIAPKHLRGGLATLNQLMIVTGVSFTFIIGTVVSWRTLALIGIFPCFVLLFGLFLIPESPRWLAKVGQQKEFQLALRKLRGKDADISQEVEDIQDYLQTLQHLPKSQMLDLFQKRYLVSVTVGVGLMVFQQFGGINGVSFYLSHIFESAGYPSAMGTVIYACIQIPITGLGATLMDRAGRRPLLFVSASGLIIGCLLVATSFYMKAHELSLEWVPALTLTGILMYVGSFSVGMGAVPWVIMSEVFPLNVKGTAGSFVTLVNWFGSWVISFTFNFLMSWSSYGTFLLYATVNLLAILFVAKIVPETKGRTLEEIQASMN comes from the exons ATGAATATTACTCAAGACGAGGAGAACTTTAATAGCGGTCAGCAGGAATCGATGGCAGAGCCACTTATCATGCAAAGGAAGGTTTCAATTCATGTAGAAGCTCATCTGTTGGAAAATAATAATAGTGGAGGCTCTATGTTTATGGTTTTGCTTAGCACTTTTGTTGCTGTTTGTGGGTCTTTCGCATTCGGAACTTGT ATTGGGTTTTCTGCACCTACCCAGTCTGGAATCACAAGTGATCTTGGTTTGTCGTTATCCGAG TATTCAGTGTTTGGATCAATAGCAACTATTGGTGCCATGGTGGGTGCGATAACAAGTGGTAAAATTACCGACTCCATTGGCCGAAAAGGG GCAATGAGGGTGTCGGCTGTTTTCTGCATTGAAGGATGGTTAGCTATCTACTTCTCCAAG GGGGTTGTATCACTTTACATTGGAAGAGTGTGCTCAGGTTATGGCATGGGTCTCCTCTCTTATGTG GTACCCGTGTTCATAGCTGAAATCGCACCGAAGCATCTTAGAGGAGGCCTTGCCACTTTGAATCAG CTCATGATTGTTACCGGAGTATCGTTTACGTTCATTATAGGAACAGTTGTGTCATGGAGAACACTAGCATTGATTG GAATTTTTCCATGCTTTGTTCTACTTTTTGGTCTATTTCTCATCCCAGAGTCTCCTAGATGGCTG GCAAAAGTCGGACAACAAAAAGAGTTTCAATTGGCATTACGCAAACTCCGTGGTAAAGATGCTGATATTTCCCAGGAAGTCGAAGACATTCAA GACTACCTACAAACTCTTCAACACCTTCCGAAGTCCCAAATGCTTGATTTGTTTCAGAAGAGATACTTGGTTTCTGTCACT GTTGGTGTTGGTTTGATGGTGTTTCAACAATTTGGAGGAATCAATGGAGTCTCATTTTACCTAAGCCACATATTCGAGTCTGCAG GATATCCATCTGCAATGGGTACAGTTATCTATGCCTGTATTCAG ATTCCAATAACAGGATTAGGAGCAACTTTAATGGATCGAGCTGGAAGAAGGCCTCTTCTGTTT GTCTCTGCATCTGGATTGATCATCGGCTGTCTCTTAGTTGCAACTTCTTTCTACATGAAG GCTCATGAATTGTCCCTTGAGTGGGTACCTGCACTCACTCTCACTGGCATACTT ATGTATGTTGGTTCGTTTTCCGTGGGGATGGGTGCAGTTCCTTGGGTTATAATGTCAGAG GTATTCCCCTTAAATGTGAAGGGAACAGCAGGAAGTTTTGTTACGCTGGTGAACTGGTTTGGGTCATGGGTGATTTCTTTTACATTCAACTTCCTCATGAGCTGGAGCTCTTATG GTACATTTCTACTCTACGCGACGGTTAATCTATTAGCAATTTTATTTGTTGCAAAGATAGTACCAGAAACAAAAGGCCGAACTCTAGAAGAAATTCAAGCTTCCATGAACTGA
- the LOC113354357 gene encoding sugar transporter ERD6-like 7 isoform X2 translates to MNITQDEENFNSGQQESMAEPLIMQRKVSIHVEAHLLENNNSGGSMFMVLLSTFVAVCGSFAFGTCIGFSAPTQSGITSDLGLSLSEYSVFGSIATIGAMVGAITSGKITDSIGRKGAMRVSAVFCIEGWLAIYFSKGVVSLYIGRVCSGYGMGLLSYVVPVFIAEIAPKHLRGGLATLNQLMIVTGVSFTFIIGTVVSWRTLALIESPRWLAKVGQQKEFQLALRKLRGKDADISQEVEDIQDYLQTLQHLPKSQMLDLFQKRYLVSVTVGVGLMVFQQFGGINGVSFYLSHIFESAGYPSAMGTVIYACIQIPITGLGATLMDRAGRRPLLFVSASGLIIGCLLVATSFYMKAHELSLEWVPALTLTGILMYVGSFSVGMGAVPWVIMSEVFPLNVKGTAGSFVTLVNWFGSWVISFTFNFLMSWSSYGTFLLYATVNLLAILFVAKIVPETKGRTLEEIQASMN, encoded by the exons ATGAATATTACTCAAGACGAGGAGAACTTTAATAGCGGTCAGCAGGAATCGATGGCAGAGCCACTTATCATGCAAAGGAAGGTTTCAATTCATGTAGAAGCTCATCTGTTGGAAAATAATAATAGTGGAGGCTCTATGTTTATGGTTTTGCTTAGCACTTTTGTTGCTGTTTGTGGGTCTTTCGCATTCGGAACTTGT ATTGGGTTTTCTGCACCTACCCAGTCTGGAATCACAAGTGATCTTGGTTTGTCGTTATCCGAG TATTCAGTGTTTGGATCAATAGCAACTATTGGTGCCATGGTGGGTGCGATAACAAGTGGTAAAATTACCGACTCCATTGGCCGAAAAGGG GCAATGAGGGTGTCGGCTGTTTTCTGCATTGAAGGATGGTTAGCTATCTACTTCTCCAAG GGGGTTGTATCACTTTACATTGGAAGAGTGTGCTCAGGTTATGGCATGGGTCTCCTCTCTTATGTG GTACCCGTGTTCATAGCTGAAATCGCACCGAAGCATCTTAGAGGAGGCCTTGCCACTTTGAATCAG CTCATGATTGTTACCGGAGTATCGTTTACGTTCATTATAGGAACAGTTGTGTCATGGAGAACACTAGCATTGATTG AGTCTCCTAGATGGCTG GCAAAAGTCGGACAACAAAAAGAGTTTCAATTGGCATTACGCAAACTCCGTGGTAAAGATGCTGATATTTCCCAGGAAGTCGAAGACATTCAA GACTACCTACAAACTCTTCAACACCTTCCGAAGTCCCAAATGCTTGATTTGTTTCAGAAGAGATACTTGGTTTCTGTCACT GTTGGTGTTGGTTTGATGGTGTTTCAACAATTTGGAGGAATCAATGGAGTCTCATTTTACCTAAGCCACATATTCGAGTCTGCAG GATATCCATCTGCAATGGGTACAGTTATCTATGCCTGTATTCAG ATTCCAATAACAGGATTAGGAGCAACTTTAATGGATCGAGCTGGAAGAAGGCCTCTTCTGTTT GTCTCTGCATCTGGATTGATCATCGGCTGTCTCTTAGTTGCAACTTCTTTCTACATGAAG GCTCATGAATTGTCCCTTGAGTGGGTACCTGCACTCACTCTCACTGGCATACTT ATGTATGTTGGTTCGTTTTCCGTGGGGATGGGTGCAGTTCCTTGGGTTATAATGTCAGAG GTATTCCCCTTAAATGTGAAGGGAACAGCAGGAAGTTTTGTTACGCTGGTGAACTGGTTTGGGTCATGGGTGATTTCTTTTACATTCAACTTCCTCATGAGCTGGAGCTCTTATG GTACATTTCTACTCTACGCGACGGTTAATCTATTAGCAATTTTATTTGTTGCAAAGATAGTACCAGAAACAAAAGGCCGAACTCTAGAAGAAATTCAAGCTTCCATGAACTGA
- the LOC113350161 gene encoding probable LRR receptor-like serine/threonine-protein kinase RKF3 → MSQFSLFLCFYLLLFYSILGPCSSQQCPMNFTILRNFGQQLSKNSDLDDNSMDCRYILQGLRLVQSEYLKKSGYFLPPVNSSQSCWDTYQNLVSEFVPNFKILQNCGFEKNWISQGCMNITSKSEFENQIPNTLLQDVYRYCNPSLADSNCASCNTRLSQVQASYLNGSQVGNVTECSMYPAIYVAGLVNQFGPLDDDTTKCLFSLDLTGVGAGTKKHKGLIVGISVGFAIGLVGLICGLLFLFSRHKKLKRKKKRVKIMTRAFSGLESIGHSTTLVRYTFDEIKRATRNFHRDNIVGKGGYGNVYKGVLPDGTEIALKRFKNCSASGDPSFTHEVEVIASVRHVNLLALRGYCTATTPYEGHQRIIVCDLMRNGSLHDHLFGSVQKKLSWAVRKKVALGMARGLAYLHYGAQPSIIHRDIKAGNILLDEDFDAKVADFGLAKFAPEGVTHLSTRVAGTLGYVAPEYALYGQLTERSDVYSFGVLLLELLSGKKALTSTTDNQTSLLTDWAWSQVRRGRALNVIEEGMPELGSPEIMEKYVLLGVLCSHPQLYARPTMDQIVKIMETNLPVPAIPDRPISIVAEISDIERSVSSSGSGGSGYLSSCTGYQAFTPEGHNQSSNQRQSG, encoded by the coding sequence ATGTCCCAATTCTCACTCTTCCTCTGCTTCTATCTCCTCCTGTTCTACTCTATACTAGGGCCATGTTCATCTCAACAATGTCCAATGAATTTCACTATACTCAGAAATTTCGGCCAGCAATTATCAAAAAATTCAGACCTTGACGACAACTCAATGGATTGTAGATACATACTACAAGGATTACGCTTAGTACAGTCAGAATATCTTAAGAAAAGTGGGTATTTCTTGCCTCctgtaaattcttctcaatctTGCTGGGATACTTATCAAAATCTTGTTTCTGAGTTTGTGCCCAATTTTAAAATACTTCAAAATTGTGGGTTTGAAAAGAATTGGATTTCTCAAGGGTGTATGAATATCACATCAAAATCAGAATTTGAGAACCAAATTCCTAATACTTTGTTACAAGATGTGTATAGGTATTGTAATCCGAGTTTAGCTGATTCGAATTGTGCGTCGTGTAATACAAGGCTATCGCAAGTACAAGCGAGTTATTTGAATGGTTCACAAGTCGGTAATGTTACTGAATGTAGTATGTATCCAGCTATTTATGTTGCTGGTTTAGTTAATCAGTTCGGTCCATTAGATGATGACACTACTAAATGTTTGTTTTCACTTGATTTGACTGGGGTTGGGGCGGGGACGAAGAAGCATAAAGGGTTGATTGTTGGGATTTCGGTAGGCTTTGCGATTGGTTTGGTTGGATTAATTTGtgggttgttgtttttgttttcgaggcataagaaattgaagagaaagaagaaaagggtCAAGATTATGACAAGGGCGTTTTCTGGGTTGGAGTCAATTGGTCATAGTACTACACTTGTTAGATATACATTTGATGAGATTAAACGAGCAActagaaattttcatagagataataTAGTTGGGAAAGGAGGATATGGGAATGTGTACAAAGGGGTGTTACCTGATGGGACTGAAATAGCTTTAAAAAGATTTAAGAATTGTTCTGCTTCTGGTGATCCGAGTTTTACTCACGAAGTCGAGGTTATTGCGAGTGTTAGGCATGTGAACTTACTTGCATTAAGAGGATATTGTACTGCCACTACTCCTTATGAAGGTCACCAGAGGATAATTGTATGCGACTTGATGAGAAATGGAAGCCTTCACGATCATCTATTTGGGTCTGTGCAGAAGAAGTTGAGTTGGGCTGTTCGTAAAAAGGTCGCTCTGGGGATGGCAAGGGGTTTGGCTTATTTGCATTATGGAGCCCAACCATCTATCATTCACAGGGATATAAAGGCTGGTAATATTCTCTTGGATGAGGATTTTGATGCCAAGGTGGCAGATTTTGGCCTTGCAAAGTTTGCGCCAGAGGGTGTGACTCATTTGAGTACAAGAGTGGCTGGGACATTGGGTTATGTTGCCCCTGAATATGCTTTGTATGGGCAGTTGACAGAGAGAAGTGATGTTTATAGTTTTGGAGTTCTCCTTCTTGAGCTTTTGAGTGGGAAGAAGGCTCTTACATCTACTACTGATAATCAGACTTCGCTTTTGACTGATTGGGCATGGTCACAAGTAAGAAGAGGAAGAGCACTTAATGTTATAGAAGAAGGAATGCCAGAGTTGGGTTCACCAGAAATCATGGAGAAGTATGTACTGCTTGGGGTTCTTTGTTCCCATCCACAACTATATGCTAGACCTACTATGGATCAGATTGTGAAGATAATGGAAACCAATTTGCCTGTTCCCGCAATTCCTGATCGACCTATATCAATTGTAGCAGAGATCAGCGATATTGAAAGATCTGTAAGCAGTAGTGGATCTGGTGGTTCTGGTTATCTTTCTAGTTGTACTGGTTACCAAGCATTTACCCCTGAAGGTCATAATCAAAGTTCTAACCAGAGGCAGAGCGGATGA